The genomic region TGATGGAAACTCGCATGGAAGAATCCTTTTTACCACGCAGAGCTACTGCCGGTGATTCATCCATACCGACCACTTCGCTTGCCGGATGCAGACGTATTCTCGGTCCCAGCTCCAAATTTGCCGCACGAAGTTCAGCTTCGATAGCATCGGGAATACCGACAAGAATAATATTAGCCTCAGGATCGCTGTGTAAATAATCAAGCGCTGATGGAACTGTGACATGCGGACCATGATCGCCGCCCATACAATCTATTGCTACAGTAATATCCAATTTTAGTGCTCTTGTGACTTAGAGAAATCTATATTCAGGATGTAGTAGCAATAAAAAAACTTTAATCGTTTTTCGTTTTAACAACTTTCTTGCCACGATAATATCCATTTGGACTAATATGGTGACGTAGGTGAATTTCTCCAGTACTGGGTTCCACGGCTAAAGGCGGATTAGTCAGAAAATCATGCGAGCGATGCATACCGCGTTTTGATGGTGATTTTTTATTTTGTTGAACTGCCATTGCGATAACTCCTTAAACTTAATGTGTCTTTTTTAATGTTGCCAATACTGCAAAGGGATTTTCTGATTGCTTTTTGTCAGCCAGATTATCTGCAGCTGATTTTAGTTTTAGTGAATTACACTCACCATCCGCATGACGTGATGAAATCGACAAACCAAGAATTACCTCATCTTCAATTAAATTGATCACATCTAAATCAGGTACTGCTAAAATCGCATCAATAGTATTGTCTTCATCAGCCTGTTGCAGCTCTATCTCGTTTTTTGCCAGCAACAAAAACGTCTTCAGGTCAATCTTGTAAGCCAGTTTTTCAAGGCAGCGCTGACAATTAAGATGAATTTTGCCTTTTACTTCCAACTGCAAACCAGGTTTTGCATTCTTGTCGAGTCGGCCACTGATTTGATAGATTAGCTCCCCTTTTTTGTCAAACAATAAGTCATGCAAACGCACAAGATCAATTACCGGGATTTTACCATGACGTATACCCGCATTTTGAACAAAATCTATAGGATCTATTATTAACCTAACAGACATAAGGCGCGCATGTTATATTTTTTACTCTTAAGTGTCAAAAAATACAGAAGAAAACTTTGAAAACAAAAAACGACTCTACACCGCAGATTATACTGGGATCCGGCTCTATTTATCGCAAAGAATTACTTCAACGATTACAAATTTGCTTTGAAACCAGCAATCCACAAATTGATGAAACACCGCTAATCAATGAATCTCCTGACCAAACAGCCGCACGTTTAGCTGAGGCAAAAGCCCGCGCGGTAGCCAGAGTTTATCCACAAGCACTTATTATCGGCTCAGATCAAGTGGCAGCATTAGGAGACATTCGTCTTGGCAAACCATTGAATCACACCAATGCCGTGGAGCAATTGCGACAAACTCAAGGGAAGGAAGTTGTTTTTTATACCGCTGTATGTGTTCTGAATAGTTTTACAGATAAGCTGCAAATACGTGTTATTCCCTACCATGTGAAATTCCGGCGATTGAGTGACCAGCAAATCGAGAATTACTTATTAAAAGAGCAACCTTATCAATGTGCCGGCAGCGCAAAATCTGAAGGGCTCGGTATTGTACTTATCGAACGAATGACGGGAGACGATCCTAGCGGATTGATCGGATTACCTCTTATCACTTTAATCGATATGCTGACTCTTGAAGGGGTCAAGATAATTTAAAAAACTCAGAATCTGAATTTTTTAATAAAATTTCCTAATTGCAAATGGCATGATAATGTGAAATGATTTCGACTATTCAAGATTTACATTATTTGTAGATTGACATATCCATGCGAAAATATCCTACTCATCCACTCATCCTTATGCTGATTATCAGTATACTGACGAATGGATTAAGCTTGTCTTTTAGAGGGGAAGTTTTCGCTCACGAACTGGATCATATCCGTCAATCCTTATCCGCGGATCCTGCGACACATCTGGAATTGCATCAGAGTAATGTAGCCTGGGATGGTGTTGATCTGGATGCAGTCACTCATCTATGTCTACACTCCGTAGGGCAATACCAGCCGTTTTTCTTTAATTCTTTTCCGCATATTCCGGATCTGATCATTACAGAAGCTATTACAGTATTCATTTCTTCATTTATTCCGGAAACCATTCCGGATTTGCCCTTGCGCCCTCCTCGAAACATTCTTCTAGGCTAGTTTAAAGAACTTTGATCGTTGTGAGTTAGATTTATTGATTCACAATCATATAGGTACAGATCAAATTAAATTTGATGATGTGCTCTATAGATCTATAAATGCATAAACAGACGACGGAGGAATTCCATGAGACTAATCAGTCTGTCTAGAACGCCATACAGTTGTGTGGCAAAAGAATTACGAATCATGATACTGAGTTGTATTCTATGTCTGGGTTTTTCATCTCAAATAGAAGCCGGTGCCGATACCTTCAGTAACGCATCAAACCGGATGAATGATTATTCCGCCACACCATCGATCAATGAGATGAGTGATCTTACGTTGCATGATGCGATCAATCTGGCATTACTTCGCAATCCGGAGCTGGCAGCTTTTTCCAAAGAAATACGCGCATTGGAAGGAGTAACGCTGCAAGCCGGGTTACTCAAAAACCCAGAATTATCGGTGAATGTTGAAAATGCTGGAAATATCCAGAAGATACGTGGTGACCTTAATGCACCCGACTCGATCGTGCAAGAAGTTGTACAGCAGGTTACGACAATACGCATTGGTCAATTAATCGAGTTAGGTGGCAAGCGTACCGCCAGAGTGAATGCCGCATTACTTGGAGAAGAACTGGCAGCCAAAGATTATGAAGCCAAACGCATCGAGATTATTGCTCGAGTTGCCAGTGTGTTCACAGAAGTGCTGGCTGCGCAGGAGCGGCTTAAGCTGGCCGCAGAAACCAATCAAGTGGCGCAAAACGTGGTCAGCACCGTCACTGGGCGGGTGCAAGCGGGAAAAGTGCCCCCCATAGAAGAAACCCGGGTGAAAATAGGCCTGTCGACGACGCGTATTGAGCAGGAGCAAGCACAACGAGATCTGATATCCGCACGCAGGCGGTTAGCGCTGTTATGGAACAGCTCCTCGCCGCAATTCAATATCGCCATTGGCGATCTGAAAATAATAATTGCACCGCCGGACTTTCACGTACTTGAAAAAAAGGTACTAGATAACCCACTGGCGCTTCGCGCCATAAAAAATATTGAGCATCGTAAAGCCTTACTGGAAGTTGAACAAACCCGCCGCATTCCCAACTTGACTTTAACTGCGGGAATCGTGAACTATGCTGTCGTCGGGGGTAACACAGCCGTAGCAAGCATAATGATGCCATTACCACTATTCGATCGCAATCAAGGCAATCTTAAAGAAGCTTATCAGCGAGTGGATAAAGCCGAAGATGAACAGACGATGACGGAACTCAGGTTGAAAACCGAATTGGCGCAGACTTATGAAGCCATGCTAGCAGCCTGGAATGAGATTAACCTATTACGCGACGAAATTTTGCCTGGCGCCAAGAATGCTTTTCATGTGATGCGCAGAGGTTATGAATTGGGAAAATTTGGCTTGCTGGAGTTGCTGGATGCGCAGCGCGTACTGTTTCAGAATCAATTGCTCCATGTCCGCGCACTGGCAAATTATCAACGCTTGCTGAATGACATAGAACGCCTGATTGCAGCGCCTATCGATAGCATTCTAAATCATCGTGGTGCAGAGAAAAAGGCTAAGGAATAAATTATGGACAAAGCGCGATTAATAGCAATTTTGAGTGTGATCACCGTTGGAATTATATTGAGTGGGTTGATTTTAACCGTGGATAAGCCATCCGGGGTTTCAATGAAGATGGAAGACACTCATGCCAGTGAAGAATCAATCGAAGATCAGATTGCTACTGGGCCAAGAGGAGGCAAACTGTTTACCGATCATGATTTCAGCGTGGAACTAACCATTTTTGAGAAAGGAGTGCCTCCCCAATTCCGGGTTTATTTATATGAAAAGGGTAAATTGTTACCACCAACCTCCGCTGCTGTTGCCATCACATTAACCCGTTTAGGCGCACCGGCGCAATTGTTTCGATTTACTCCGGAAGCGGATTATTTACTAGGGGATCAAATCGTCGAAGAACCCCATTCTTTTGATCTCGCCATTGCCGTGGAACATGACAATAAATTGATGCGTTGGAGCCATAGTCAGATTGAAGGACGAGTGGAAATACCGGATGAAATGCTAAAAAGTATGGGTATCGAGCTCCTCACTGCAGGAGCGGCGATTATCAAACCCAAACTGAGACTTCCGGGAGAGGTAATCTTCAATGAACACAACATCGTGCGCGTAGTGCCACGGGTTCCCGGCATGGTGAGTGCGGTGCATGCCCATCATGGCCAGCACGTAAAAAAAAATGATGTCCTGGTCGTCATCGAAAGCCCAATGCTGGCAGACTTGCGCAGTCAATATTCTGTGGCAAAAAAACGGCTGGTACTGGCGAAAACGACTTACGAGCGAGAAAAACAATTGTGGGAAGAAAAAATCAGCGCCAAGCAGGAATTTCTTTTGGCGGAAGAGTTATGGAATGAAGCCCAAATTGCCCTGGAATTGGCTACAACCAAATTACGCGCTTTAGGCGTGCAACCCGAATCCGGATTCTTGAAAACAAACATTACTCAGTATGAAATACGCGCCCCAATTTCCGGAATCATCATTGCCAAGGCTGTTGCTCTTGGTGAAGTGCTCAAGGAAGACAGGGAAATTTATACTGTCGCGGATGTATCGACAGTATGGACGGCTGTTACAGTTTATCCAAAGGATCTCAACGTGATTCGGGTGGGCCAGAAAGTTGCCGTTAAAGCAACGGCTTATGATATAGAGAGTGAAGGAACCGTGACTTACATCTCCACCCTGATCGGCGGACAAACACGCACGGCAACAGCCCGGGTTGAGCTGGATAATGCTGATGGCAAGTGGCGTCCCGGCATGTTTATAAACGCTGAGCTGGTGGCGGAAGAAATTGCAGTACCTGTCGCCGTTTCTGTTGATGCCATTCAAACGTTCCATGACTCGTCGGTAGTATTCGGCCGCTATGACCAGTATTTCGAAATTCGTCCTTTGAAGCTGGGGCGCAGTGATGGTGACATGGTTGAAGTCCTCGAAGGATTTGCCCGCGGTGAACAATACGCCGGGGGAAACAGTTTTGCACTTAAGGCAGAACTAGGTAAAGCGGGCACAACGCACGACCATTAAAGCATAACCTGATCAAAGCGGAAATCACCATCATGTTTGAACGCATTTTACATCTATCCATCTATCAACGCGGTATCGTGCTGATAGCGGTGCTGGCAATGGCTGCATTTGGCATCTACAACTACCTCAAACTACCTATTGACGCTGTGCCGGACATCACCAATGTGCAGGTACAAATCAACACCACAGTCCCCGGTTATTCACCTCTGGAAGCTGAGCAACGTATCACCTTTCCGATTGAGATGGCGATGGCCGGTTTACCCAATCTTGAATACACCCGATCTCTCTCGCGTTATGGGTTATCGCAAGTTACGGTAATTTTTAAGGACGGCACTGATATTTATCTGGTACGGCAATTGGTCAGTCAACGGATCCAGGAAGCCAGAAACCGGTTACCGGCCGGAATCGTACCTACGATGGGACCTATTTCCACAGGTCTGGGTGAAATCTTCATGTGGACTGTCGATGCGGAAAAAAATGCGCGCAAGCCGGATGGCACTCCGTATACAGCGACTGATTTGCGCGAGATTGAAGACTGGATTATCAAGCCGCGAATGCGTATGGTGGAAGGAATCACTGAAGTCAACTCCGTCGGTGGTTATGTCAAGCAATTTCATGTGACACCTTATCCTGAGAAATTGATTTCATTCGGGCTCACATTGCAAGACTTGGTACTTGCGCTGGAACGTAATAATCTCAATGTAGGTGCCGGCTATATTGAGAAAAGCGGCGAACAGTATCTGGTCAGAGTACCTGGGCAGGTGGTGAATCTGGCCGAAATCGGCGAGATCATTCTGAGCAGTAATCAAGGCGTGCCGATACGAATCAAAAACGTAGCTGATGTACTGATTGGCAAGGAGTTACGCACTGGCGCCGCAACCCAGAACGGCAAGGAAGTAGTGCTGGGCACGGCACATATGCTGATCGGGGAAAATAGCCGCATCGTTTCACAGGCAGCAGCGGAAAAACTGGCCGAAATCAACCGTAGCCTGCCTGCCGGTGTGGTTGCAACACCTGTTTATAACCGAACCACATTGGTCGACAAAACCATCAGCACAGTTTCAAATAATCTGCTGGAAGGCGCCGCATTGGTCATTGTCGTATTGTTCATAGCACTTGGTAACTTGCGTGCCGCCCTGATTACCGCCCTGATTATTCCCCTGTCAATGCTGTTCACTATCAGCGGCATGGTGGCCAACAATGTCAGCGCCAATCTGCTGAGCCTAGGTGCACTTGATTTTGGCATTATCGTCGATGGTGCTGTCATTATTGTCGAAAACTGTATTCGCCGCCTTTCCCTTGAACAAGGACGGCTGGGGCGAGAATTGACGCCTGCTGAGCGCTTCGAAATTGTTTTTGATGCTTCCAAGGAAGTAAGGCGGGCGCTGCTGTTCGGACAAATTATTATCATGGTGGTTTATTTACCGGTATTCGCATTGTCCGGAGTTGAAGGAAAAATGTTCCATCCAATGGCCTTCACGGTTCTACTGGCATTGTTAGGAGCGGTATTTCTATCGGTGACATTTGTACCGGCAGCCGTGGCTATGTTCCTCTCTGGAAAGATGATGGAAAAAGAGGGAGCTACCGTGCTATGGGCTAAGAAAATCTATGCCCCTACACTGGATGCCGCCATGGATAACAAGGGATTGACGGTTACCATCGCCGCTGTCATTGTGGTATTGTCCCTGTTGCTGACTACACGCATGGGCAGTGAATTCATTCCCAGTCTCGATGAAGAGGATATCGCACTGCATGCAATTCGGATACCCGGCACAAGTCTGAGTACAGCCATTGAAATGCAGAATGAGTTGGAAGCAACGATCAAGAAATTTTCTGAAGTCAGTCGGGTATTTTCTAAAATCGGTACCGCAGAGATTGCCACCGACCCGATGCCACCCAGCGTCGCGGATATTTTTATCATTCTAAAACCGCAATCCGAATGGTCTGAAAAGTATCGCAACAAAGAAGAATTAATCACGGCGATGGAACAAGCGGTACTAAAAGTGCCAGGCAATAACTATGAATTCACGCAACCGATACAGATGCGATTTAACGAACTATTATCCGGGGTGCGTGCGGATGTCGCGGTAAAAGTATTTGGCGATGATCTCGACGTGATGCTCAATGTCGCTGAACAGATTGAGAAAATCGTCAAGGCCGTTCCTGGTGCAGCAGATGTACGGATCGAACAAATCACGGGGCTGCCGGTATTATCAATTCAAATGGACCGGACAAAAATGGCGCGTTACGGTCTCAATGGCAGCGATGTACAGGATGCCATCAATATTGCGATTGGTGGCAGAACTACCGGTTTGATTTTCGAGGGCGATCGCCGTTTCGAACTGCAAGTGCGTTTACCGGAACAGATTCGCGGTGATATCGAAACACTTAAGCGCTTGCCAATCAAACTTCCGGTACTGAATATGCCCGGAGGCCAGAATACACCAGTTACCGCTTTGCCCATCTACGTCGCATTAGGCGAAGTAGCCGATCTGCAAATTGTCACAGGCCCTAATCAAATCAGCCGCGAGAACGGCAAGCGCCGGGTGGTAATCACTGCGAATGTACGTGGACGCGATATCGGCTCTTTCGTCAATGAAGCAGAAAAACTCATCGAGAAGCAAATAAAAATTCCAGCGGGCTACTGGCTTGCCTGGGGCGGACAATTCGAGCAGCTGATTCTGGCAGCGGAACGCTTGCAGATTGTCATTCCACTGGCGCTTTGTCTAGTATTTTTTTTGCTTTACACCATGCTTGGCAGCTTTCGCGATAGCTTGCTGGTGTTTAGTGCAGTTCCCTTGGCAATCACCGGTGGAATCGCGGCTTTATGGCTACGCGACATTCCCTTGTCGATTTCCGCCGGTGTAGGGTTCATCGCCATGTCTGGCGTAGCGGTATTGGATGGCTTGGTGTTGTTGTCGTTTATCCGCGATCTGCGACAGCAGGGGCTCACACTCGACGACGCCATTCGAACCGGTTCTCTCATGCGATTACGTCCGGTTCTGATCACGACTTGGGTGGAATCATTGGGTTTCCTGCCCATGGCGCTCAGCACCAGTACCGGCGCCGAAGTACAACGTACACTCGCAACGGTGATGATTGGCAGTACATTATCTCAATCTCTGTTATCTTTGCTGGTATTGCCGGTGCTGTATCGAATCGTGCATGGTAGGAATATAAGTAAGAAATAATCCAGACAAGTCTTGGACAATCCGCTTGATATGTGTCGGCAGGAAAATCCTGAGCTTGAAGAAGTACTATAAGGCAGGTTTCTCCCGGGAAAGATCGCTCTAGAAAGTTATTGAACCGCATCACCATTCTAGCAAAGCATCCTGCACAGATTATGAATAACACTGAAATAACATAGACATAACCCACTCAATATCTGTATGTTTGTATCTTGATCAAACCTGCTAAAACAGCTTCTGGGCAATTAAGAAAAAATTTTTAAACTTGGTAATGTTCCGTCATTCTCTACAAAATATACTTAAAAGATTTTTTTTGCGCGAAATAGAATTCAGTCTATCAATCAAATAATTACAGTTTCTTCTTCAAATAATAGTATTACTTTGCCATCATTATCCATATCAATCGTCACTTTACCACCATTGACTAAGCGCCCGAACAATAATTCATCGGCAAGCACACTACGAACTGTGTCCTGGATTAAGCGTTCCATGGGTCGCGCGCCCATTAACGGATCAAAACCATGTTTCGCAAGATATTTACGCAACCTCTCCGTAAACGTTGCCTCGACCTTTTTCTCTTGCAACTGACTCTCAAGCTGAATCAAAAACTTATCAGAGACTCGCAAAATAATTTCTTGATCTAAGGGAGCAAAAGAAACAATCGCATCAAGCCTATTACGAAATTCGGGAGTAAATAATTTTTTAATATCAATTAATTCATCACCAGCAGAATTTGATTTTGTGAACCCGATTGAAGATTTTGTAAGTGCTTCAGCACCTGCATTTGTTGTCATGATAATGATGACATTACGTAAATCCGCTTTACGCCCATTATTATCAGTCAATGTTCCATAATCCATAACTTGCAGAAGGATATTAAAAATATCTGAATGCGCTTTCTCAATCTCATCCAATAATAAAACCGAATAGGGATGTTTAATCACCGCCTCAGTTAATAATCCGCCCTGATCGTACCCCACATAACCAGGTGGCGCACCAATCAGCCGTGATACTGCGTGACGTTCCATATACTCGGACATATCGAAACGATGCAAATGAACACCCAAAGCATAAGCCAATTGCCTCGCTACTTCAGTTTTCCCCACACCTGTTGGACCTGTAAAAAGAAAAGAGCCAACTGGCTTTCTTGAATTACCCAGTCCGCTTCTTGCCATCTTAATAGCTGCTGTTAATGTATTAATTGCATTATCTTGCCCAAAAACAACTGCTTTCATATCACGCCCCAAAGTTTTTAACTTACTACGATCATTTGTAGAGATATTCTGTGACGGAATTCTTGCGATCTTAGCGACCACACTTTCAATTTCTCCTTTACCAATAACCTTGCGTTTCTTTGATTTTGGCAATAGTCGCTGCGCAGCACCAGCTTCATCAAGCACATCTATGGCTTTGTCTGGTAAATGTCTATCATTAATGTATCTTTCTGATAATTCTGCAGCAGAAACCAATGCGCTACTGGTATATTTAACCTTGTGGTGCTGCTCATAGCGTGACTTCAGACCTCGTAAAATGACGACTGTCTCATCCACGCTCGGCTCGTTGACTTCTATCTGCTGAAAACGCCTTGATAATGCATGGTCTTTCTCAAAAATTCCACGATACTCACTAAAAGTTGTCGCACCGATACAACGCAATTGCCCAGTATTTAGAATCGGTTTTAGCAAATTTGAAGCATCCATAACTCCACCCGAGGCAGCACCAGCACCAATAAGCGTATGAATCTCATCAATAAATAGAATTGCAGCGGGATTATCAGTCAATTGCTTCAGTAAAGTTTTTAAGCGCTGCTCAAAATCTCCCCGGTATTTTGTACCCGCTAATAAAGCCCCCATATCGAGCGAGTAAATCTGATGCTTTAAAAGTAATTCGGGCACATTCTCCTCGACAATTCGTTTTGCCAAACCTTCTGCGATTGCAGTTTTCCCAACACCTGCCTCTCCAACCAGTAATGGATTATTTTTACGGCGCCTACACAGGATTTGTATTACACGTTCGATTTCTTTTTCACGCCCCACCAAAGGATCAATTTTATTTATTAACGCCAAGTGATTTAGATTTACCGTATAATTCTCAAGCAGTCCAGCAGAGCCTAACTCATGCTCCGTATCGCTCTCATTCGCAGTTTTAGTATCATTTTCCTGTGATATTTTCTTAATACTGTGAGAAATGTAATTCACTACGTCCAAACGTGTCACGCCTCTTTGATGCAAGAAATAAACTGCATGCGAATCTTTTTCTCCAAATATTGATACTAATACATTCGCACCAGTTACCTCCTTTTTTCCAGATGACTGAACATGCAATATGGCACGTTGAATAACTCGCTGAAAACCCAGTGTAGGTTGCGTATCAACCTCTTCATCACCTTTAATTACCGGGGTATGATGTGTTATGTGATCTACTAGTACTGTTCGCAAATCTTCTATATCTACCAAACAGGCATTTAATACTTCAGCAGCACTAGCATTATCTAGCATCGCCAACAACAAGTGTTCTACCGTAATGAATTCATAGCGCTTTTGTCTCGACTCTACGAATGCCATGTGCAAGCTAACTTCTAAATCTGGTGCAATCATTTTAGTTTTCCTCCATTACACACCTCAGTGGATGCTGATTTCTTCTACTAAATTCAATGACCTGCTTGACTTTAGTACTTGCAATATCACCAGGGTATATACCACACACACCCACTCCTTCTGTATGTACCTTTAACATTATCAATGTCGCCTGTTCTTGATTCATGGAGAAAAACGACTTTAGTACTTCAACTACAAACTCCATTGGAGTGAAATCATCATTCAATAGTAAAATTTTATAAAGAGGGGGGGGTTTGTACTTAACCTTCTCTTGCGAAAGTTTAACGGTTTCAGACTTACTTTCCGTCATGAATGTTTCCTATTCAAACTGATAAATTTTCAATCATAAAATATAGTACAAAAAGACTCTACTACACTAGAGATATAAACATATTTAACGATTACGACAAAATTTTCAAGTATCTTGAGACAATTACTTTTCTCTTAATCGCAAAAATGGCATCACCACAGTATTTTAAATACAGAACGATACAAGAAATGAATCTCAAAGAAGATTAATAAAATTGGGCATCAAACTTAATTCTATTTCGGCTCAGGTTAAAAATGTTTCGCTTGTATTACTATTGCATCATTACACAATCTGTTTGAGTGCAGCAACAATGTATAGAATAGCCCTTATTTAATGCTCTGCAACTGCATCAGTGTCACCGATTCTTAAAGTGTGTTTGATTCAGTTGTTCGAAAGTTATTCACGGCCTGAAATGTAAAGCTCCATACAGCGATGATTTCAACTTTTTTGAGAGGTCATCATATGTTACAACAATATTTCTCGTTCTTTACGTTGTTGTCAATGATAATTCCTGAAAAAACAGAAACAATAAAAGCTGAATTACGAGAAGCCAGTACAGAATACAGCAATCGTTTTTCAATAAACCGTTAAATGGGTATAGCCGGAAAGTTTGTCTATAAGCAACAACATCATTCTTAATTTCACCATGGCATTATCGTTAGAATACTTTGATCGTGATTTGGTAAATTCGATGATGCATAGCTTTTCCTGCAGTCTGGCGCCTTTGCTTTGTAAAATTGACGAGCTTCGAACCGTTATGACACGAAAATCCAAGGAGATAAACGCAAGCAAATAACCTCATTGATCTCTCACTCAGATGCTCACAAACTGAATTTGTGAGCGCAATGGACCACATAGTAGAGACACCCCACTGCCCTGACTACCTTGGTTGTAGACCTTATGCGGATGTAATCGATAACCAAAGCGAAGTAAAGTACTCAACGTTTTCTCTCATGCACACCAACAGGGCGAGTATTCGGTTTATACTGCTTTATCTTAATATACGTGATCAGCTCATAAAGAAATTGCATACATTTGAGCATGACATCCTGCATCCTCTTCCAGAAATGCTCCTACTTGCGCTAGATTTGTTG from Nitrosomonas ureae harbors:
- the clpS gene encoding ATP-dependent Clp protease adapter ClpS translates to MTESKSETVKLSQEKVKYKPPPLYKILLLNDDFTPMEFVVEVLKSFFSMNQEQATLIMLKVHTEGVGVCGIYPGDIASTKVKQVIEFSRRNQHPLRCVMEEN